A single Glycine soja cultivar W05 chromosome 14, ASM419377v2, whole genome shotgun sequence DNA region contains:
- the LOC114384763 gene encoding probable beta-D-xylosidase 7, whose translation MTLSHFSAAIFISFLLLTLHHHAESTQPPYSCDSSSNSPYYPFCNTRLPITKRAQDLVSRLTLDEKLAQLVNTAPAIPRLGIPSYQWWSEALHGVADAGFGIRFNGTIKSATSFPQVILTAASFDPNLWYQISKTIGKEARAVYNAGQATGMTFWAPNINVFRDPRWGRGQETAGEDPLMNAKYGVAYVRGLQGDSFEGGKLGERLQASACCKHFTAYDLDHWKGLDRFVYDARVTSQDLADTYQPPFQSCIEQGRASGIMCAYNRVNGVPNCANFNLLTKTARQQWKFDGYITSDCGAVSIIHDEQGYAKTAEDAIADVFRAGMDVECGDYITKHGKSAVSQKKLPISQIDRALQNLFSIRIRLGLLDGNPTKLPFGTIGPDQVCSKQSLQLALEAARDGIVLLKNTNSLLPLPKTNPTIALIGPNANASSKVFLGNYYGRPCNLVTLLQGFEGYAKDTVYHPGCDDGPQCAYAQIEGAVEVAKKVDYVVLVMGLDQSQERESHDREYLGLPGKQEELIKSVARASKRPVVLVLLCGGPVDITSAKFDDKVGGILWAGYPGELGGVALAQVVFGDHNPGGKLPITWYPKDFIKVPMTDMRMRADPASGYPGRTYRFYTGPKVYEFGYGLSYTKYSYKLLSLSHNTLHINQSSTHLTTQNSETIRYKLVSELAEETCQTMLLSIALGVTNRGNMAGKHPVLLFVRQGKVRNNGNPVKQLVGFQSVKLNAGETVQVGFELSPCEHLSVANEAGSMVIEEGSYLLLVGDQEYPIEITV comes from the exons ATGACTCTTTCTCACTTTTCCGCTGCCATTTTCATCTCTTTCCTTCTCCTCACTCTCCACCACCACGCCGAATCAACTCAGCCTCCCTATTCCTGCGACTCGTCCTCCAACTCACCCTACTACCCATTCTGCAACACCAGGCTCCCCATCACCAAAAGAGCCCAAGACCTCGTCTCGCGGCTCACTCTCGACGAGAAACTCGCCCAACTCGTCAACACGGCACCGGCGATTCCCCGGCTCGGCATCCCGAGTTACCAGTGGTGGAGTGAAGCGCTGCACGGCGTCGCCGATGCCGGCTTCGGCATCAGATTCAACGGCACCATCAAATCCGCCACCAGTTTCCCCCAAGTCATTCTCACCGCCGCTTCCTTCGACCCAAACCTCTGGTACCAAATCAGCAAG ACTATTGGGAAGGAAGCGAGGGCGGTGTACAATGCGGGGCAAGCGACGGGGATGACGTTCTGGGCTCCGAACATAAACGTTTTCAGGGATCCACGGTGGGGGAGAGGGCAAGAGACTGCAGGGGAAGACCCTCTGATGAATGCCAAGTATGGTGTGGCGTATGTGAGAGGGCTTCAAGGGGATTCCTTTGAAGGAGGGAAACTGGGTGAGAGGCTTCAAGCTTCGGCGTGTTGCAAGCACTTCACTGCCTATGATTTGGACCATTGGAAGGGACTAGATCGCTTTGTCTACGATGCTCGT GTCACGTCGCAAGATTTGGCAGACACATACCAACCTCCATTTCAAAGTTGCATAGAGCAAGGTCGAGCCAGTGGGATAATGTGTGCCTACAACCGTGTCAATGGTGTTCCAAACTGTGCAAATTTCAATCTTTTAACCAAAACCGCAAGACAACAATGGAAATTCGATGG GTATATTACGTCAGATTGTGGAGCAGTCTCTATCATTCACGATGAGCAAGGTTATGCAAAAACTGCAGAGGACGCTATAGCCGATGTCTTTAGGGCAG GGATGGATGTGGAGTGTGGTGATTACATAACCAAGCATGGAAAATCAGCAGTGTCCCAGAAAAAACTGCCCATATCTCAAATCGATCGTGCCCTTCAAAACCTCTTCTCCATTAGAATAAGACTAGGCCTATTAGATGGAAACCCCACCAAGCTTCCATTTGGCACAATTGGTCCCGATCAAGTGTGCTCCAAACAAAGCCTCCAACTAGCCCTCGAGGCAGCAAGGGATGGCATAGTCCTTCTAAAGAACACAAACTCACTCCTCCCACTCCCAAAAACAAACCCCACTATTGCCTTAATAGGCCCCAATGCCAATGCCTCATCAAAAGTTTTCCTAGGAAACTATTATGGGCGTCCTTGCAATTTGGTGACACTCTTGCAAGGCTTTGAGGGCTATGCTAAGGACACGGTTTACCACCCGGGGTGTGATGATGGCCCACAATGTGCTTATGCTCAAATAGAAGGGGCAGTGGAAGTTGCAAAAAAGGTTGATTATGTGGTGTTGGTCATGGGGTTGGATCAGAGTCAAGAGAGGGAGTCACATGATAGAGAGTACTTAGGGCTGCCAGGGAAGCAAGAAGAGCTCATTAAGAGTGTGGCTAGGGCTTCAAAGAGACCTGTTGTTTTGGTGCTCTTGTGTGGAGGCCCGGTTGATATCACTTCGGCTAAGTTTGATGATAAGGTTGGAGGGATCTTGTGGGCTGGGTACCCGGGTGAACTTGGAGGAGTGGCACTGGCCCAGGTTGTCTTTGGTGATCATAACCCAG GTGGAAAACTACCAATTACTTGGTACCCAAAAGATTTCATCAAAGTACCAATGACAGACATGAGGATGAGAGCAGATCCAGCATCAGGCTACCCTGGGAGAACCTACAGATTCTACACTGGTCCAAAGGTGTATGAATTTGGCTACGGCCTAAGCTACACAAAATATTCTTACAAgctcctctctctctcacacaacACCCTCCACATCAACCAATCATCCACACATTTAACGACTCAAAATTCTGAAACCATACGCTACAAGCTGGTTTCGGAGTTGGCAGAAGAAACATGCCAAACCATGTTGTTGTCGATCGCATTGGGAGTCACGAATCGCGGTAACATGGCGGGGAAGCATCCCGTGTTGCTGTTTGTGAGGCAGGGAAAGGTTAGAAACAATGGGAATCCGGTGAAACAGTTGGTGGGGTTTCAAAGTGTGAAGTTGAATGCAGGGGAAACGGTTCAAGTGGGGTTTGAGCTAAGCCCTTGTGAGCATCTTAGCGTGGCGAATGAGGCTGGTTCGATGGTGATTGAAGAAGGATCTTATTTGTTGCTTGTTGGGGACCAAGAGTACCCAATTGAAATCACTGTTTGA
- the LOC114385255 gene encoding phosphatidylinositol transfer protein 3-like, producing MSVDPKRSASNGQEKMLPSLEQQALINEVRRLIGPQSGKASIFCSDACISRYLRARNWNVKKAAKMLKLTLKWREEYKPEEIRWEDIAHEAETGKTYRTNYIDKHGRTVLVMRPSRQNSKSTKGQIKYLVYCMENAILNLPPEQEQMVWLIDFQGFNMSHISIKVTRETAHVLQEHYPERLGLAILYNAPKFFEPFFTMVKPLLEPKTYNKVKFGYSDDQNTKKIMEDLFDFDHLESAFGGNDDTGFDINRYAERMKEDDKKTPSLWTRENSPSSVPTHAPLDSTRLESDTDASDNEKIDSSPDPVMDTGIINPDQKILVNEGEKNASADIH from the exons ATGAGTGTGGATCCAAAGAGAAGTGCCTCTAATGGCCAGGAGAAAATGTTACCATCACTAGAACAGCAAGCATTG ATCAATGAGGTGAGAAGGTTAATTGGGCCACAGTCTGGTAAGGCGTCCATTTTTTGTTCTGATGCATGCATCTCAAGGTATTTGAGAGCACGGAATTGGAATGTTAAGAAGGCAGCCAAAATGTTGAAGCTGACCTTGAAATGGAGAGAAGAATACAAACCAGAAGAGATTCGCTGG GAAGATATTGCTCATGAAGCAGAGACAGGAAAAACCTATAGAACAAATTACATTGACAAGCATGGGAGAACAGTCCTAGTAATGAGACCTAGTCGCCAG AACTCAAAGTCAACAAAAggccaaattaaatatttggtaTACTGCATGGAGAATGCTATTTTAAATCTTCCACCAGAACAGGAACAGATGGTCTGGTTGATTGACTTTCAGGGTTTCAATATGTCACATATATCAATAAAGGTGACACGTGAAACGGCCCATGTATTACAAGAACATTATCCAGAACGGCTTGGTCTGGCAATACTGTACAATGCACCTAAGTTCTTTGAACCATTTTTCAcg ATGGTAAAGCCCTTATTAGAGCCCAAGACTTATAATAAAGTCAAGTTTGGTTACTCTGATGATCAGAACACCAAGAAGATTATGGAggatttgtttgattttgacCATCTTGAATCTGCATTTGGTGGGAATGATGATACAGGATTTGACATAAATAGATATGCTGAGAGAATGAAAGAGGATGACAAGAAGACTCCCTCTCTCTGGACAAGGGAAAACTCTCCATCATCAGTCCCAACTCATGCTCCTTTAGATTCGACTAGGTTAGAATCAGATACTGATGCTTCAGACAATGAGAAAATAGACTCTTCCCCTGACCCCGTGATGGATACAGGTATCATTAACCCTGATCAGAAAATTTTGGTTaatgaaggagaaaaaaatgcCAGTGCAGATATTCATTAG